Proteins from a single region of Salvelinus fontinalis isolate EN_2023a unplaced genomic scaffold, ASM2944872v1 scaffold_0144, whole genome shotgun sequence:
- the LOC129843485 gene encoding zinc finger protein 883-like, whose product MSGERETLLDEIEQSLFTLTKDNILYLCERCGIDGSQVKGKHHRSLRRKIMEEMWVNADSVNSEEQGMSWLLQLKDDIRKIHEESTVAPMIPGQSDDDATTCGEEWDMQDNDWFPSNGLEAESSPESHTPEQRESGDKPTLPPSSLQSLGCTSPRSALFRGLKRASVWLDDCRKTPGLSGTVRGGDEEGDLTDQRERYDYPGSSGAPQQHPDADEAEKSFSRSEHLEKHEWRPTGMKHHRCSDCGKSCKSSSELKKHQRIHTGEKPYSCSQCRKSFAQLQELKVHQRTHTGEKPYNCDQCGKSFCYSSQFKVHLQRHTGEKPYSCSDCGISVCTSSQLLLHKRTHTEEKPYSCLLCEKRFSSKYSLKLHQRVHTGETNYGCDQCEESFTSSADLRTHQRIHTGGKPHLCSQCGKRFRQQSGLKSHERIHTGEKPFQCSHCGKTFSHRATFKAHQRTHTGEKPYQCSQCRRSFSQMGHLKVHQQTHAKVRSHLCPQCGKGYYSLDIYNAHMRTHNGEKTHHCADCPKNFLTLTQLKTHQRTHTGEKPYVCDQCGKSFAESGSLTLHQRSHTGEKPYHCSECGKSFARSGALKKHQLTHTGEKPYSCGQCGKRFPRSDTLATHMRTHTGEKPYRCDPCGERFSYHRCLVKHMKTHVGDTPALERPITLALGVE is encoded by the exons atgagtggagagagggaaacattGTTGGATGAAATCGAACAGAGTTTATTTACTCTAACTAAGGACAATATACTTTACCTGTGTGAACGTTGTGGAATTGATGGCTCCCAAGTTAAAGGAAAGCACCATCGCTCATTGCGACGTAAAATCATGGAGGAAATGTGGGTAAATGCAGATTCAGTCAATTCGGAGGAGCAGGGAATGTCTTGGTTACTCCAACTGAAAGATGACATCAGAAAGATACATGAAGAATCTACTGTGGCACCCATGATTCCCGGCCAGTCTGATGACGATGCTACAACCTGCGGCGAGGAATGGGACATGCAGGACAATGATTGGTTTCCTAGCAACGGGCTGGAGGCGGAGTCATCTCCAGAGAGCCACAccccagagcagagggagagtggT GACAAGCCTACTTTGCCACCTTCCTCCCTCCAGTCCTTGGGTTGTACCTCTCCCAGGAGTGCCTTATTTCGGGGTCTGAAGAGGGCGTCTGTGTGGCTGGACGACTGCAGGAAAACACCcgggctgagtggaactgtgagaggaggagatgaagagggagattTGACTGATCAAA gagagagatatGACTATCCTGGATCCTCTGGGGcgcctcaacaacatcctgatgctgatgAGGCAGAGAAAAGtttctccagatcagaacacctcgAGAAACATGAATGGAGACCCACAGGGATGAAACATCaccgctgctctgactgtgggaagagttgcAAATCTTCATCAGAACTAAAAAAACACCAGAGAATccatacaggagagaaaccttatagctgttcCCAGTGTAGGAAGAGTTTTGCTCAGTTACAAGAACTGaaagtacaccagagaacacacacaggagagaagccgtataactgtgatcaatgtggaaagagtttttgtTATTCAAGCCAGTTTAAAGTACACCTGCAGAGACACACAGgcgagaagccttatagctgttcAGACTGTGGGATAAGCGTTTGTACCTCAAGTCAGCTGTTATTGCACAAGCGAACCCACACAGAAGAGAAGCCTTACAGCTGCTTACTGTGTGAGAAAAGATTTTCGTCAAAATATAGTCTGAAATTACACCAGCGGGTCCACACTGGAGAAACAAATTATGGCTGCGATCAGTGTGAGGAGAGTTTCACCTCGTCGGCAGACCTCAGAACTCACCAGAGAATCCACACTGGAGGGAAACCTCACCTCTGCTCTCAATGCGGGAAGCGATTCCGCCAACAATCGGGCTTGAAAAGCCACGAGaggattcacacaggagagaaacctttccaGTGCTCCCACTGTGGGAAGACATTCAGCCACAGGGCCACGTTTAAAGCACACCAGCGGactcacactggagagaagccttaccaatGCTCCCAGTGCAGGAGGAGTTTCTCCCAAATGGGCCACCTGAAAGTACACCAACAGACGCATGCTAAAGTGAGGTCTCACCTCTGCCCGCAGTGTGGTAAGGGCTACTACTCTCTAGACATCTACAATGCACACATGAGAACACACAACGGGGAGAAGACTCACCACTGTGCCGACTGTCCCAAGAACTTCCTCACCCTGACTCAGCTCAAAACACACCagcggacacacacaggagagaaaccgtacgTCTGCGaccagtgtgggaagagctttgcCGAATCGGGAAGCCTGACTCTACACCAGCGCTCGCACACCGGGGAAAAACCTTACCACTGCTCTGAGTGCGGGAAGAGCTTTGCTCGCTCTGGGGCACTGAAGAAGCACCAGCTTACACACACTGGGGAGAAGCCTTACAGCTGTGGTCAGTGTGGGAAGAGGTTTCCCAGGTCAGATACTCTGGCTACACACATGAgaacacatacaggagagaagccctaTAGGTGTGATCCATGTGGTGAGAGGTTCTCCTATCATAGGTGCCTGGtgaaacacatgaaaacacatgtAGGAGATACACCAGCCCTCGAGCGACCAATCACCCTAGCCCTCGGGGTTGAATGA